A genomic stretch from bacterium includes:
- a CDS encoding alpha-L-fucosidase: protein MEDIRKGKGDYEWFIKARFGLFIHWGLYSMPARREWVRSYEEIPNEIYDEKYFKRFYPDLYNPKEWAKIAKNAGMKYAVITTKHHEGFCLWDSKLTDYKATNTPIKKDLLREFVNAFREEGIRIGFYYSLIDWHHPHYTIDMYHPLKNHPEKEKLNKERDMSIYRKYLHGQIKELLTEYGKIDLLFCDFSFPGPDGKGKDDWDSENLVKMIRELQPHILINDRLDLPDAWDFKTPEQAVPYEWPEVNGKKVIWESCQTFSSISWGYNRDDIWRDSEEITKTLIDCVSKGGNLLLNVGPTARGDFDYKSRKRLEEIGNWMKYNSRAIYNCTQAPKEFNIPKDCRLTYNPEKGTLYIHLFSYPYKFLFLEGKEWKENGSYAQLLNDGSEIKIGLDEWYKNQLGDKEGIVLCLPPIKPNVSVPVIELFLK, encoded by the coding sequence ATGGAAGATATAAGAAAAGGAAAGGGTGATTATGAATGGTTTATTAAAGCAAGATTTGGTCTTTTCATTCATTGGGGACTTTATTCAATGCCGGCGAGACGAGAATGGGTCAGAAGTTATGAGGAAATACCAAATGAAATATATGATGAAAAATATTTTAAAAGATTTTATCCAGACCTTTATAATCCAAAAGAATGGGCAAAAATAGCAAAAAATGCAGGAATGAAATATGCAGTGATAACAACAAAACATCACGAAGGATTTTGTTTATGGGATAGTAAATTAACTGATTATAAAGCAACAAATACTCCTATTAAAAAAGACCTATTAAGAGAATTTGTTAATGCCTTTAGAGAAGAAGGGATTAGAATTGGATTTTATTATTCACTGATTGACTGGCATCATCCTCATTATACAATTGATATGTATCATCCATTAAAAAATCATCCAGAAAAAGAGAAATTAAATAAAGAAAGAGATATGTCTATTTACAGAAAATATTTACATGGACAGATAAAAGAACTTTTAACTGAATATGGAAAAATTGATTTATTATTTTGTGATTTCAGTTTTCCAGGACCCGATGGAAAAGGAAAAGATGACTGGGATAGTGAAAATCTTGTAAAAATGATACGGGAATTACAACCACATATATTGATAAATGACCGACTTGACCTTCCTGATGCATGGGATTTTAAAACACCTGAACAGGCAGTTCCTTATGAATGGCCAGAAGTTAATGGCAAAAAAGTAATCTGGGAGTCATGTCAAACATTTTCAAGTATATCATGGGGATATAACAGAGATGATATATGGAGAGATAGCGAAGAAATTACAAAAACACTCATTGATTGTGTAAGTAAAGGAGGAAATTTACTTTTAAATGTTGGACCAACTGCAAGAGGTGATTTTGATTATAAGTCAAGAAAAAGATTGGAAGAAATTGGTAATTGGATGAAGTATAATTCAAGGGCAATTTATAATTGTACTCAAGCACCTAAGGAATTTAATATCCCTAAGGATTGTAGATTAACATATAATCCAGAAAAAGGAACTCTCTATATTCATTTATTTTCTTACCCTTACAAATTTTTATTTTTAGAAGGAAAAGAATGGAAAGAAAATGGCTCTTATGCACAACTCTTAAATGATGGCAGCGAAATAAAAATAGGACTTGATGAATGGTATAAAAATCAATTAGGGGATAAAGAAGGAATTGTTCTATGTTTACCGCCAATTAAACCAAATGTTTCTGTTCCAGTAATTGAGTTATTTTTAAAATAA